A window of Choloepus didactylus isolate mChoDid1 chromosome 21, mChoDid1.pri, whole genome shotgun sequence contains these coding sequences:
- the LOC119518107 gene encoding putative methyl-CpG-binding domain protein 3-like 5 — translation MGVPASTDFPSQPFLGKPEYNMISQTSQRKQQRPLSLSKRKPGLSSALPIRMTSCIFPRPVTKISSNPGNVIRRRRSEENLEKPKQLCWHRRLEELQAYSSAGEPLSTLEFPNALELIVPGGLAQPLGPAVDGNLHISSKPSPGNSIDWVGQGHHGLSEPLGRQQVTYNDVRKQARRVKQARERLAKALKADRLAREAEQKTGPEEKS, via the exons ATGGGGGTCCCTGCCTCAACAGATTTTCCAAGCCAGCCTTTCCTG gggaAGCCCGAATACAATATGATATCCCAGACTTCACAGAGGAAACAGCAGCGCCCTCTATCTTTGTCCAAGCGGAAGCCTGGTTTAAGCTCTGCACTCCCTATAAGAATGACCAGCTGCATATTCCCGAGGCCTGTCACTAAAATTAGTTCCAATCCAGGAAATGTTATCAGACGCAGGCGTTCAGAGGAGAACTTGGAGAAGCCGAAGCAGTTGTGTTGGCACAGGAGACTGGAGGAGCTCCAGGCATACAGCAGTGCAGGAGAACCTTTAAGTACCCTGGAATTCCCAAATGCCTTAGAATTAATTGTACCAGGTGGTCTCGCTCAGCCCCTGGGTCCTGCTGTTGATGGAAATCTTCACATCAGTTCCAAGCCCTCTCCTGGCAATTCCATAGATTGGGTAGGCCAAGGTCATCATGGTCTCTCAGAGCCCCTTGGCAGACAACAGGTAACTTATAATGATGTCAGGAAGCAGGCACGGAGAGTGAAGCAAGCAAGGGAGAGACTGGCTAAGGCCTTGAAGGCAGACAGGCTGGCACGGGAAGCAGAGCAAAAGACAGGCCCAGAAGAAAAATCCTGA